A window of the Streptomyces sp. NBC_01351 genome harbors these coding sequences:
- a CDS encoding ABC transporter substrate-binding protein, protein MNDRRTGFARRTLLIAGSATTLALATGCGTPKTTASDAKGGTGTPKPGGRLRAAFAGGGAAETLDPHAANLFVDAARAKALFDKLADFGADLAPVPRLAERWEPNETLDTWRITLRKAAFHDGRPVTAEDVLYSYRRIADPKGTFRAKASLEPIDLAASRAVDASTVEFRLKRPYAEFPNTLAAFGAYVVPKDATDFAQPVGSGPFTFVSFKPGSSLLVERNPAYWEGAPHLDELEFVIAAEESARVSALLGGQVEYAHELTPASARAHEGKGRIEVVRLPGSAMQGFVMKTDRPPFDDKRVRQAFFLIADRKELVDGALSGAGEIGNDLFGKGCQYYAAGLPQRTQDLDRARALLKEAGAEGLKVTLDTAPAATGFIEAAGIFKEQAAKAGVTVEVKVGNKDTYWKDILSGGTFASYRSGAMPIESHVNQRLLTGSTTNATKWQHKDFDDLYQQAQSTRDEKERTALYERMQRRLHDEGGFLIWGFADWIVATSPKVHGVSKTAPANTLDWARFDKTWLA, encoded by the coding sequence ATGAACGACCGCCGGACCGGCTTCGCCCGCAGGACCCTCCTCATCGCGGGCTCCGCCACCACCCTCGCCCTCGCCACGGGCTGCGGGACCCCCAAGACCACCGCGAGCGACGCCAAGGGGGGAACCGGCACGCCCAAGCCCGGCGGACGCCTGCGCGCGGCCTTCGCCGGCGGCGGCGCCGCCGAGACCCTCGACCCGCACGCGGCCAACCTCTTCGTCGACGCCGCCCGCGCCAAGGCCCTCTTCGACAAGCTCGCCGACTTCGGCGCCGACCTCGCCCCCGTACCGCGCCTCGCCGAACGCTGGGAGCCCAACGAGACCCTGGACACCTGGCGGATCACCCTGCGCAAGGCCGCCTTCCACGACGGCCGGCCCGTCACCGCCGAAGACGTCCTGTACAGCTACCGCCGGATCGCCGACCCGAAGGGCACCTTCCGCGCGAAGGCCTCCCTCGAACCGATCGACCTGGCGGCGAGCCGCGCCGTGGACGCCTCCACCGTCGAGTTCCGGCTCAAGCGGCCGTACGCCGAATTCCCCAACACGCTGGCCGCCTTCGGCGCGTACGTCGTCCCCAAGGACGCCACCGACTTCGCGCAGCCCGTCGGCTCGGGCCCCTTCACCTTCGTCTCCTTCAAGCCCGGCAGCAGCCTCCTCGTCGAGCGCAACCCCGCCTACTGGGAGGGCGCCCCGCACCTCGACGAGCTCGAATTCGTCATCGCCGCGGAGGAGTCCGCGCGGGTGAGCGCGCTCCTCGGCGGCCAGGTCGAGTACGCCCACGAGCTCACCCCGGCCAGCGCCCGCGCCCACGAGGGCAAGGGCAGGATCGAGGTCGTACGGCTGCCCGGCAGCGCCATGCAGGGCTTCGTCATGAAGACCGACCGGCCGCCCTTCGACGACAAGCGGGTCCGCCAGGCCTTCTTCCTCATCGCCGACCGCAAGGAGCTCGTCGACGGAGCCCTCTCCGGGGCCGGGGAGATCGGCAACGACCTCTTCGGCAAGGGCTGCCAGTACTACGCGGCCGGCCTGCCCCAGCGCACCCAGGACCTCGACCGGGCCCGCGCCCTTCTCAAGGAGGCCGGCGCCGAAGGCCTCAAGGTCACCCTCGACACCGCCCCCGCCGCCACCGGCTTCATCGAGGCCGCCGGAATCTTCAAGGAGCAGGCGGCGAAGGCCGGAGTCACCGTGGAGGTCAAGGTCGGCAACAAGGACACCTACTGGAAGGACATCCTCTCCGGCGGAACCTTTGCCTCCTACCGCTCCGGCGCCATGCCCATCGAGTCCCACGTCAACCAGCGCCTGCTCACCGGATCCACCACCAACGCCACCAAGTGGCAGCACAAGGACTTCGACGACCTCTACCAGCAGGCCCAGTCCACCCGCGACGAGAAGGAGCGCACGGCCCTCTACGAGCGCATGCAGCGCCGGCTGCACGACGAAGGCGGCTTCCTGATCTGGGGCTTCGCCGACTGGATCGTCGCCACCTCGCCGAAGGTGCACGGGGTGTCCAAGACGGCCCCCGCCAACACCCTCGACTGGGCGCGCTTCGACAAGACCTGGCTCGCGTGA
- a CDS encoding PLP-dependent cysteine synthase family protein, producing MTVTPILPRPQTRTANPDLLPLLGRTPLARIRADLPHRHPGFWAKLECLGAGGMKARAAVSMLTGARARGELLPGAPVVESTSGTLGIGLAFAGQALGHPVVLVGDTELEPSMRQLLRSHGARLELVDRPAAEGGWQAARIARLREVLRSMPGAYWPDQYNNPDNAAGYRSLATELTTQLDHLDVLVCSVGTGGHSAGLAAPLRRRWPRLKVIGVDSVGSAIFGQPARPRLMRGLGSSIHPANVAHEAFDEVHWVGPAEAVDACRRLARSAFVSGGWSTGAVALVSAWAARTEPGAVVATVFPDGPHRYLDTVYDDDFCRTHGLDTAVRAVRPLEIPHPHAVEATGWARCKAVLAPTRGGAA from the coding sequence GTGACCGTCACCCCGATCCTGCCCCGCCCGCAGACCCGGACCGCCAACCCCGACCTGCTGCCGCTCCTCGGCCGCACCCCGCTCGCCCGGATCCGCGCCGACCTGCCGCACCGCCACCCCGGCTTCTGGGCGAAACTCGAATGCCTCGGCGCCGGCGGGATGAAGGCCCGCGCCGCCGTCTCCATGCTGACCGGCGCCCGCGCACGCGGCGAACTGCTGCCCGGCGCCCCCGTCGTGGAATCCACCTCCGGCACCCTGGGCATCGGCCTTGCCTTCGCCGGCCAGGCCCTCGGCCACCCCGTGGTCCTCGTCGGCGACACCGAACTCGAACCGTCCATGCGCCAGTTGCTGCGCAGCCACGGCGCCCGCCTCGAACTCGTCGACCGCCCGGCGGCCGAAGGCGGCTGGCAGGCCGCGCGGATCGCCCGGCTGCGCGAGGTGCTCCGCTCGATGCCGGGGGCGTACTGGCCCGACCAGTACAACAACCCGGACAACGCCGCCGGCTACCGCTCGCTGGCCACCGAACTCACCACACAGCTCGACCACTTGGACGTGCTCGTGTGCAGCGTCGGCACCGGCGGCCACAGCGCCGGACTCGCGGCCCCGCTGCGCCGCCGCTGGCCCCGCCTGAAGGTCATCGGCGTCGACTCCGTCGGCTCGGCCATCTTCGGACAGCCCGCCCGTCCCCGCCTGATGCGCGGACTCGGCAGCAGCATCCACCCCGCGAACGTCGCCCACGAGGCCTTCGACGAAGTGCACTGGGTGGGGCCCGCCGAAGCCGTGGACGCCTGCCGCCGGCTCGCCCGCTCCGCCTTCGTCAGCGGCGGCTGGAGCACCGGTGCCGTCGCCCTCGTCTCCGCCTGGGCCGCCCGCACCGAGCCCGGCGCGGTCGTCGCCACCGTCTTCCCCGACGGACCGCACCGCTACCTCGACACCGTCTACGACGACGACTTCTGCCGCACCCACGGCCTGGACACCGCCGTCCGCGCCGTCCGCCCCCTGGAGATCCCGCACCCCCACGCCGTCGAAGCCACCGGCTGGGCCCGCTGCAAGGCCGTCCTCGCACCAACCCGCGGAGGCGCCGCGTGA
- a CDS encoding ATP-grasp domain-containing protein produces MGHVLVIESWVGSMSRLLPRAIREGGHEFTFLTRDLHHYLRSAPADGGPHPLLLARNLITADTNDVEALLPLVERLHAVLGFDGVVSSCDYYLPAVARVAERLGLPGPAAGAVENACRKDLTRRVLTEAGVPGPRFALCADTEEALTAARGIGYPLVVKPADLCGGMLVREVGDERELERACRALAEFPVNARGQQRAPVILLEELLTGPEVSVETVSFDGTTHVVGVTDKSIGGAPAFIETGHMFPADIGPERVREAADTAVAAVSALGLDHVVSHTELKLTPAGPRLIEVNPRPAGNRITELVRHVTGVDLAAACVDVALGRTPDLTVRPTGVHSAAIAFLLPSDGGILTGVEGADEVRGEPGVVELTLAEPGRAVRPATSNNEYLGHVMTADTEGAGARARAERLIARLRPAYELCPAEQTAAVNA; encoded by the coding sequence GTGGGACACGTACTGGTTATCGAAAGCTGGGTGGGGTCGATGAGCAGGCTCCTGCCCAGGGCGATCCGCGAAGGCGGACACGAGTTCACCTTCCTCACCCGGGACCTGCACCACTACCTGCGCTCCGCCCCGGCCGACGGCGGCCCGCACCCCCTGCTCCTGGCGCGCAACCTCATCACCGCCGACACCAACGACGTGGAGGCCCTGCTCCCGCTCGTCGAGCGGCTGCACGCGGTGCTCGGCTTCGACGGCGTGGTCTCCTCCTGCGACTACTACCTGCCCGCCGTGGCACGCGTCGCGGAGCGACTGGGCCTGCCCGGCCCCGCGGCCGGAGCCGTCGAGAACGCCTGCCGCAAGGACCTGACCCGCCGGGTGCTGACCGAGGCGGGGGTGCCCGGACCGCGCTTCGCGCTCTGCGCCGACACCGAGGAGGCGCTGACGGCCGCCCGGGGGATCGGCTACCCCCTCGTGGTCAAGCCCGCCGACCTGTGCGGCGGCATGCTCGTGCGCGAGGTCGGAGACGAGCGCGAGCTGGAGCGGGCCTGCCGGGCCCTGGCCGAGTTCCCCGTCAACGCCCGGGGGCAGCAGCGTGCCCCGGTCATCCTCCTCGAAGAGCTGCTCACCGGCCCCGAGGTCAGCGTCGAGACCGTCTCCTTCGACGGTACGACGCACGTGGTCGGCGTCACCGACAAGAGCATCGGCGGGGCGCCCGCCTTCATCGAGACCGGCCACATGTTCCCGGCGGACATCGGCCCGGAGCGGGTGCGCGAGGCGGCGGACACCGCCGTGGCGGCCGTCTCCGCACTCGGCCTGGACCACGTCGTCAGCCACACCGAACTCAAACTGACCCCCGCCGGGCCGCGCCTGATCGAGGTCAACCCCCGCCCCGCCGGCAACCGCATCACCGAACTCGTCCGCCACGTCACGGGCGTCGACCTCGCTGCCGCCTGCGTGGACGTCGCCCTCGGCCGCACGCCCGACCTCACCGTCCGCCCGACCGGGGTGCACAGCGCCGCCATCGCCTTCCTGCTGCCCTCCGACGGCGGGATCCTGACCGGCGTCGAGGGAGCCGACGAGGTGCGGGGCGAGCCCGGGGTCGTGGAACTCACCCTCGCCGAACCGGGCCGCGCCGTGCGGCCCGCCACCAGCAACAACGAGTACCTCGGCCACGTCATGACCGCCGACACCGAAGGCGCGGGCGCCCGCGCGCGGGCCGAGCGGCTGATCGCCCGCCTGCGCCCCGCCTACGAGCTGTGTCCCGCCGAGCAGACCGCGGCGGTGAACGCGTGA
- a CDS encoding class I SAM-dependent DNA methyltransferase, with product MTTSGNLLTDHPELYEERFPDPDHLAARWAESVLAHHGAGPRVLDVGCGTGRDAAWLHHRADREVTGIDTSEAMLAHARDRHHGPAYHRADMRDFDLAPRTFDAVVCLDSALLYCHTNEDLTAFLARCRAHLTPGGLLVAEMRNGAFFLGNTELLDGPRTAGFTWHGITYTSRTTLHIDHAAQLLRRHRIWSADDGTPPAEQHSAWRLLFPQELRHFLDTAGFEALDLNDGPGPRTDPPWREGDAPHATASADRLHLVARLKPHHHSNGDSTS from the coding sequence ATGACCACCTCCGGCAACCTCCTCACCGACCACCCCGAGCTCTACGAGGAGCGCTTCCCCGACCCCGACCACCTCGCCGCCCGCTGGGCCGAGTCCGTCCTGGCCCACCACGGCGCCGGGCCCCGCGTGCTCGACGTGGGCTGCGGCACCGGACGCGACGCCGCCTGGCTGCACCACCGGGCCGACCGCGAGGTCACCGGCATCGACACCTCCGAGGCGATGCTGGCCCACGCCCGGGACCGGCACCACGGACCGGCCTACCACCGCGCCGACATGCGGGACTTCGACCTCGCGCCCCGGACCTTCGACGCCGTCGTCTGCCTCGACAGCGCCCTGCTCTACTGCCACACCAACGAGGACCTCACCGCCTTCCTCGCCCGCTGCCGCGCCCACCTCACCCCCGGTGGACTGCTCGTCGCCGAAATGCGCAACGGGGCCTTCTTCCTCGGCAACACCGAGCTGCTCGACGGCCCGCGCACCGCCGGGTTCACCTGGCACGGCATCACCTACACCTCCCGCACCACCCTGCACATCGACCACGCCGCGCAACTCCTGCGCCGCCACCGGATCTGGTCCGCCGACGACGGCACGCCCCCGGCCGAGCAGCACTCCGCCTGGCGTCTGCTCTTCCCGCAGGAGCTCCGCCACTTCCTGGACACCGCCGGCTTCGAGGCGCTCGACCTCAACGACGGGCCCGGCCCCAGGACCGACCCGCCCTGGCGCGAGGGCGACGCCCCGCACGCGACGGCGAGCGCCGACCGGCTGCACCTCGTAGCGCGCCTGAAGCCCCATCACCACAGCAACGGAGACAGCACCTCATGA
- a CDS encoding Rossmann-like domain-containing protein: MRTVDDLLGQVRAGAYGPDPAGQRVALAFTTAQAVRHEGRASGYRNEVLSLRLAAAVGSCAVEPGALPPAALDDCVGATVADLLDHPLRPVRIAALDAYLTHVRPHTPEHGARPYAIPAGTSLLRSRARARAVVDLLPEAGVRRVLVVGVVNSLLEGLRERGTSYTPCDLKGGTTEWGEPVRTDALAELAHCDAVLASGMTLGNGTFQPLLDHAAATGKPLVMFAQTGSAVLPRFLGAGVHAVSAEPYPFFWLDGGPGVIHRYGGIR, translated from the coding sequence GTGCGTACCGTCGACGACCTCCTCGGACAGGTCCGCGCCGGTGCCTACGGCCCCGACCCCGCCGGGCAGCGCGTGGCCCTCGCCTTCACCACCGCCCAGGCCGTACGCCACGAAGGCCGCGCCTCCGGCTACCGCAACGAGGTGCTCAGCCTGCGCCTCGCCGCAGCCGTCGGCTCCTGCGCCGTGGAACCCGGCGCCCTGCCCCCGGCCGCGCTCGACGACTGCGTCGGCGCGACCGTCGCCGACCTGCTCGACCACCCGCTCCGGCCCGTACGGATCGCCGCCCTCGACGCCTACCTGACGCACGTCCGCCCGCACACCCCCGAACACGGAGCCCGCCCCTACGCCATCCCGGCCGGCACCTCGCTGCTCCGCTCCCGGGCCCGCGCCCGAGCCGTCGTCGACCTCCTTCCCGAAGCCGGAGTGCGCCGCGTCCTGGTCGTCGGCGTCGTCAACTCGCTGCTGGAGGGGCTCCGCGAGCGCGGGACCTCGTACACGCCCTGCGACCTCAAGGGCGGCACCACCGAATGGGGCGAGCCCGTACGGACCGACGCGCTCGCCGAGCTCGCGCACTGCGACGCCGTCCTCGCCTCCGGCATGACGCTGGGCAACGGCACCTTCCAGCCGCTGCTCGACCACGCCGCCGCCACCGGCAAGCCCCTCGTCATGTTCGCCCAGACCGGCAGCGCCGTACTCCCGCGCTTCCTCGGCGCCGGGGTGCACGCCGTCTCCGCCGAGCCCTACCCCTTCTTCTGGCTCGACGGCGGCCCCGGCGTCATCCACCGCTACGGGGGGATCCGGTGA
- a CDS encoding GNAT family N-acetyltransferase, with translation MEDLRERQTAEVHDLGAYQVRHAGPEDVRGARSVMLDTFYREFDYGYVPEWHADVVDIRGTYLDDPRHALVVAVRDGEVVGTCAVHSRGPAHPPHPRWLTERYPSGRTAQLLRVYVRPEHRRHGLARAMVRAACAFAAGVPGYERVYLHTNVDIPGAEGFWRSLATEVCDARTTGEHGGYGTVHFEIPLP, from the coding sequence ATGGAAGATCTGAGAGAGCGTCAGACCGCGGAGGTTCACGACCTGGGGGCCTACCAGGTACGACACGCGGGACCGGAGGACGTGCGGGGCGCCCGCAGCGTCATGCTGGACACCTTCTACCGGGAGTTCGACTACGGGTACGTGCCCGAGTGGCACGCCGACGTGGTCGACATCCGCGGCACCTACCTCGACGACCCGCGTCACGCCCTCGTCGTGGCCGTGCGGGACGGCGAGGTGGTGGGCACCTGCGCCGTGCACTCCCGGGGGCCCGCCCACCCACCGCACCCGCGGTGGCTGACCGAGCGCTACCCGTCGGGCCGCACCGCCCAGCTCCTGCGGGTGTACGTGCGCCCCGAGCACCGGCGGCACGGACTGGCCCGCGCCATGGTGCGGGCGGCCTGCGCCTTCGCTGCCGGGGTTCCGGGCTACGAGCGCGTCTACCTGCACACCAATGTCGACATCCCCGGTGCGGAGGGGTTCTGGCGCAGCCTGGCCACCGAGGTCTGCGACGCCCGCACGACGGGCGAGCACGGCGGGTACGGGACGGTCCATTTCGAGATCCCGCTCCCGTAG
- a CDS encoding enolase C-terminal domain-like protein gives MKLTRHTAGLELAEPLRISRSVMSRRDAVEVVIEHGGLRGRGEAVSSDYLGLPTAAIHKHLESVRAATERFPDPETAWAETGSGHPAWDGLPPGVLAAVEAALLDLVGKRAGEPAHRLLGTPTAPAAATARTIGITAPVPAAAQAARLAMSGFTVLKVKAGSPDPAEDLARVEAVRTGAPGAALLLDPNGAWTEAQALDLLPRFAALGVGAVEQPVAPGRPDVLARVAKESPIPVIADEDAVSYEDAVALAGLVHGVNVKLAKCGGVRAALRIHEALRGSGTDLMLGCLTASSLGIAPAVHLADRARWVDLDGHLLLAEDPWTGIGGADGTVRAANRAGLGVRPARAGAGR, from the coding sequence GTGAAGCTCACCCGGCACACCGCCGGCCTGGAACTCGCCGAACCCCTGCGCATCTCCCGCTCGGTGATGTCCCGCCGCGACGCCGTCGAGGTCGTGATCGAGCACGGCGGGCTGCGCGGCCGGGGCGAGGCCGTCAGCAGCGACTACCTCGGGCTGCCCACCGCCGCCATCCACAAGCACCTGGAGTCGGTGCGCGCCGCCACCGAGCGCTTCCCCGACCCGGAGACCGCCTGGGCCGAGACCGGCAGCGGCCACCCCGCCTGGGACGGGCTGCCGCCCGGGGTACTGGCCGCCGTCGAGGCCGCCCTGCTGGACCTGGTGGGCAAGCGGGCGGGCGAGCCCGCACACCGGCTGCTCGGCACGCCCACCGCCCCCGCCGCCGCGACCGCCCGTACGATCGGCATCACCGCCCCGGTACCGGCCGCCGCCCAAGCCGCCCGGCTCGCCATGAGCGGCTTCACCGTCCTCAAGGTCAAGGCGGGATCCCCCGATCCGGCCGAGGACCTCGCACGCGTGGAAGCCGTACGCACCGGAGCGCCCGGGGCCGCCCTGCTGCTCGACCCCAACGGCGCGTGGACGGAAGCCCAGGCCCTCGACCTGCTGCCGCGGTTCGCCGCGCTCGGCGTCGGCGCCGTGGAACAGCCCGTCGCACCAGGCCGGCCCGACGTCCTGGCCCGGGTCGCCAAGGAATCCCCGATCCCCGTGATCGCCGACGAGGACGCGGTCTCCTACGAGGACGCCGTCGCGCTCGCCGGCCTGGTCCACGGCGTCAACGTCAAACTCGCCAAGTGCGGCGGGGTGCGCGCCGCCCTGCGCATCCACGAAGCCCTGCGCGGCAGCGGCACCGACCTGATGCTCGGCTGCCTCACCGCCAGTTCGCTCGGCATCGCCCCCGCCGTGCACCTCGCCGACCGGGCACGCTGGGTCGACCTCGACGGGCACCTGCTGCTCGCCGAGGACCCGTGGACCGGCATCGGCGGCGCGGACGGGACCGTACGGGCCGCGAACCGGGCCGGACTCGGCGTCAGACCGGCCCGGGCGGGGGCCGGACGGTGA